A stretch of the Rosa rugosa chromosome 5, drRosRugo1.1, whole genome shotgun sequence genome encodes the following:
- the LOC133712353 gene encoding pleiotropic drug resistance protein 3-like isoform X1 translates to MAQLAGADEIESFRIELAEIGRSIRASFRSHASSFRSTSTVNAGDSRMDDDEEYYDLQWAAVERLPTFERITSALFDDHDGASAKGDVKGTRVVDVTKIGAQERRVFIEKLIKHIENDNLQLLQKIRRRIDKVGVKLPTVEVRYKNLCVEAECKVVHGKPLPTLWNSLKSLIPDITELVGSKKREAKISIIKDVSGIIKPGRMTLLLGPPGCGKTTLLMALSGKLSHSLKVSGEISYNGYRLEEFVPEKTSAYVGQYDMHIPEITVRETLDFSAGCQGVGSRPEIMMEVSRREKQAGIVPDSDVDAYMKAISVSGLKSTLQTDYILKILGLDICADTLVGDPIRRGISGGQKKRLTTGEMIVGPAKAVFMDEISNGLDSSTTFQIVSCLQHFVHITDATSLISLLQPAPETFNLFDDVLLMAEGKIVYHGPRTSILQFFEECGFKCPERKGVADFLQEVISRKDQAQFWDGTEKPYSYFSVDQFIEKFKDCHLGRKLDVDLSEPFDKSQSHKDALSFKRYSLPKWELFKACTRREFLLMKRNSFIYVFKSVQLVIISSITMTVFLRTQMAIDTIHANYYMGSLFFALVILLVDGFPELSMTVSRIVVFYKQKELCFYPAWAYAIPAAILKVPLSLLEAFVWTALTYYVIGYSPEVGRFFRHFLLLFAMHLTSISMFRFIASVFQSAGPSMTAGVLSILFVMLFGGFVMPKPYMPVWLKWGFWVSPLTYGEIGITVNEFLAPRWEKVSGNTTLGKQVLESRGLHFDDYFYWISVGALMGFTLLFNIGFTLALTFLKSPGKSLSLISYEKYHQLQGQRDDRGSLDAEGKSTGEPKTSVEPKKGRMVLPFEPLTVTFQDVQYYVDTPLEMRKGGFEHNKLQLLSDITGAFRPGVLTALMGVSGAGKTTLMDVLCGRKTGGTIEGEIRISGYPKVQDTFARISGYCEQNDIHSPQITVEESVVYSAWLRLPSQIDSKTKAEFVNEVLETIELDGIKDSLVGMAGVGGLSTEQRKRLTLAVELVANPSIMFMDEPTSGLDARAAAIVMRAVKNVVATGRTVVCTIHQPSIDIFEAFDELILMKIGGRIIYSGQLGRHSTMVIEYLESIPGVPSIKDNYNPATWMLEVTSKSAEADLGIDFAQIYRESALYEKNKELVKQASSPSPGSKDLEFPTRYPQNGWGQFKACFWKQNLSYWRSPSYNLARILFMCFSAVLFGTLYWNQGEKINNQQELFNVFGSMFVAIIFFGIYNSTTVLPFVATERNVLYRERYAGMFSSWAYSFAQVLVEVPYSFTQAVLYVVITYPMIGYHWSAYKIFWSFYSMFCVLLYFNYLGMLLVSLTPNVQVAAIVASSSYTMLNLFSGFIVPGPQIPKWWLWLYYLSPTSWALNGMLTSQYGDVQKEIVVFGETKTVAAFLEDYFGYHHNLLGLVAVVQLLFPIVFASLFAYFIGKLNFQKR, encoded by the exons ATGGCTCAGTTGGCAGGAGCAGATGAAATTGAGTCTTTCAGGATAGAGCTAGCAGAGATTGGGAGGAGCATTAGAGCCTCCTTTCGAAGCCATGCCTCAAGTTTCCGAAGCACCTCTACTGTCAATGCCGGAGACAGTAGAATGGACGATGATGAAGAATATTATGACTTGCAATGGGCTGCGGTTGAGAGACTACCCACTTTTGAGAGGATCACATCAGCTTTGTTTGATGATCATGATGGCGCATCGGCAAAAGGAGATGTTAAGGGGACTAGGGTGGTTGATGTTACGAAGATTGGAGCTCAAGAACGGCGTGTTTTCATAGAGAAGCTCATCAAACATATTGAGAATGATAATCTTCAGCTGTTGCAGAAAATTAGAAGAAGAATAGACAA GGTTGGTGTGAAGTTGCCCACTGTTGAAGTAAGATACAAGAATCTTTGTGTGGAAGCAGAGTGTAAGGTAGTTCACGGCAAGCCCCTCCCCACTCTATGGAATTCTCTAAAGAGTTTGATTCCG GACATCACTGAACTAGTAGGTTCAAAAAAACGTGAAGCGAAGATAAGCATCATCAAAGATGTCAGTGGCATTATTAAGCCGGGAAG AATGACCTTATTGCTTGGCCCTCCGGGTTGTGGCAAAACCACATTACTGATGGCGCTCTCAGGAAAGCTAAGCCATTCTCTCAAG GTTTCTGGCGAAATTAGTTACAATGGTTATAGACTTGAAGAATTTGTTCCGGAGAAAACCTCAGCCTATGTAGGCCAATATGATATGCATATTCCAGAGATCACTGTAAGGGAAACACTAGATTTCTCTGCAGGCTGTCAAGGTGTAGGAAGCCGACCCG AGATTATGATGGAAGTTAGTAGAAGAGAAAAGCAGGCAGGAATAGTCCCGGATTCTGATGTAGATGCTTACATGAAG GCCATATCTGTTAGTGGACTGAAAAGTACACTTCAAACTGACTATATTCTAAAG ATACTTGGCCTTGATATATGTGCTGACACGCTGGTTGGAGATCCCATAAGAAGAGGAATATCTGGTGGTCAAAAGAAAAGGTTAACTACAG GGGAGATGATTGTTGGACCTGCAAAAGCTGTTTTCATGGATGAAATATCTAATGGCTTAGATAGTTCCACAACTTTCCAAATTGTTTCTTGTCTTCAACATTTTGTGCATATAACAGACGCTACATCATTGATCTCACTTCTTCAGCCTGCACCAGAGACGTTCAATCTCTTTGATGATGTTCTCTTAATGGCAGAAGGGAAGATTGTGTATCATGGACCAAGAACTTCTATCCTCCAATTTTTTGAGGAGTGTGGATTTAAGTGTCCAGAAAGAAAAGGTGTTGCTGATTTCCTTCAGGAG GTTATCTCTAGAAAAGATCAAGCACAGTTTTGGGACGGCACAGAAAAACCATATAGCTACTTTTCTGTTGATCAGTTCATTGAGAAATTCAAGGATTGCCATCTTGGCAGGAAGCTAGATGTGGATCTCTCAGAGCCATTCGATAAGTCTCAAAGCCACAAAGATGCTCTATCCTTTAAAAGATACTCATTACCTAAATGGGAACTGTTTAAAGCATGCACAAGGAGGGAATTTCTTTTAATGAAAAGGAATTCTTTCATTTATGTTTTCAAATCAGTTCAG CTAGTCATCATTTCTTCTATAACGATGACTGTTTTCCTTCGAACTCAAATGGCTATTGACACGATCCATGCAAATTATTATATGGGCTCTTTGTTCTTTGCACTTGTGATACTTCTTGTTGATGGATTCCCAGAATTGTCAATGACTGTCTCAAGAATTGTGGTTTTCTACAAACAGAAAGAGTTGTGTTTTTACCCTGCTTGGGCTTATGCGATCCCAGCTGCCATCCTAAAGGTTCCACTTTCGCTCTTGGAGGCTTTTGTTTGGACTGCTCTTACATACTATGTTATTGGTTACAGCCCTGAGGTTGGAAG GTTCTTCCGCCATTTCCTTCTACTCTTTGCTATGCACCTAACATCGATATCCATGTTTCGGTTTATTGCTTCAGTTTTCCAATCTGCCGGTCCTTCTATGACAGCTGGTGTTTTATCAATATTGTTTGTTATGTTATTTGGTGGCTTTGTTATGCCAAAGC CTTATATGCCAGTTTGGTTGAAGTGGGGATTTTGGGTGTCTCCTTTGACATATGGAGAAATAGGCATAACAGTTAATGAATTTCTGGCACCTCGGTGGGAAAAG GTGTCTGGAAACACAACTCTTGGGAAACAAGTGCTGGAAAGCCGCGGATTGCATTTCGATGACTATTTTTATTGGATATCAGTTGGTGCTTTAATGGGATTCACATTACTATTCAATATTGGTTTCACCTTGGCTTTAACTTTCTTGAAGT CTCCTGGAAAGTCCCTTTCTCTTATTTCTTATGAAAAGTACCATCAACTACAAGGACAAAGAGACGACAGAGGCAGTTTAGATGCAGAGGGAAAATCCACCGGTGAACCTAAGACTAGTGTAGAACCTAAGAAGG GAAGGATGGTTTTACCATTTGAGCCCCTAACTGTTACATTCCAAGATGTACAATACTATGTTGACACCCCTTTG GAAATGAGAAAGGGAGGCTTTGAGCATAACAAGCTCCAGCTCCTATCTGATATTACAGGTGCATTCAGGCCAGGTGTTCTGACAGCATTAATGGGTGTCAGCGGAGCTGGCAAAACAACTCTCATGGATGTTCTTTGTGGACGAAAAACCGGTGGTACAATTGAAGGAGAAATAAGAATCAGTGGGTATCCTAAGGTTCAAGACACATTTGCAAGGATATCAGGCTACTGTGAGCAAAATGACATACATTCTCCACAAATAACCGTGGAAGAATCAGTAGTATATTCTGCTTGGTTGCGGCTCCCGTCTCAGATTGATTCAAAGACCAAAGCA GAATTTGTAAACGAGGTTCTTGAAACTATTGAACTTGATGGGATTAAAGATTCCTTGGTAGGCATGGCAGGAGTTGGTGGTTTATCCACTGAGCAACGTAAACGGTTGACCCTAGCTGTGGAACTTGTAGCCAATCCATCTATCATGTTCATGGATGAACCAACTTCTGGTTTAGATGCACGGGCGGCTGCTATCGTTATGAGAGCAGTGAAGAATGTTGTTGCAACAGGAAGAACAGTTGTTTGCACCATCCATCAACCAAGTATTGACATTTTTGAGGCATTTGATGAG TTGATTCTCATGAAAATTGGAGGACGCATAATCTATTCTGGCCAACTTGGACGGCACTCAACCATGGTTATTGAGTATCTTGAG AGTATCCCTGGGGTGCCCTCAATCAAAGACAATTACAATCCGGCAACATGGATGTTAGAAGTTACTTCAAAATCTGCAGAAGCTGACCTTGGTATAGATTTTGCACAAATTTATAGGGAATCGGCCTTGTATGA GAAGAACAAGGAGTTAGTCAAGCAAGCGAGTTCACCGTCTCCTGGTTCAAAGGATTTGGAGTTTCCTACCCGCTATCCACAAAATGGTTGGGGGCAGTTCAAAGCATGCTTTTGGAAACAGAATTTGTCTTATTGGAGAAGTCCCTCGTATAATCTGGCACGGATCCTTTTCATGTGTTTCTCAGCTGTGTTGTTTGGAACACTGTACTGGAATCAAGGAGAGAAAAT AAATAACCAGCAGGAGCTCTTCAATGTGTTTGGTTCAATGTTCGTGGCAATAATCTTCTTTGGCATTTACAATAGCACAAcagttctaccatttgttgcAACAGAACGGAATGTTCTGTATCGAGAAAGATATGCAGGAATGTTCTCTTCATGGGCCTATTCATTCGCACAG GTCCTGGTTGAGGTTCCCTACTCATTCACTCAAGCAGTTCTTTATGTGGTCATCACATACCCGATGATTGGGTACCACTGGTCTGCCTATAAGATATTTTGGTCATTCTATAGCATGTTCTGCGTACTACTATACTTCAACTACCTAGGGATGCTACTGGTGTCCTTGACACCAAATGTTCAAGTGGCTGCAATTGTGGCATCATCTTCCTACACAATGCTGAATTTGTTTTCAGGGTTCATTGTTCCGGGACCA CAAATCCCAAAGTGGTGGCTCTGGCTGTATTATTTGTCTCCTACATCATGGGCACTGAACGGAATGCTTACTTCGCAGTATGGAGATGTGCAGAAAGAAATCGTGGTGTTTGGAGAGACGAAAACTGTTGCTGCTTTTTTAGAAGATTACTTTGGGTATCACCACAACCTGTTAGGCCTTGTCGCTGTTGTTCAGCTTCTCTTCCCCATTGTGTTTGCTTCTCTGTTTGCATACTTCATTGGGAAACTAAACTTCCAAAAGAGATAG
- the LOC133712353 gene encoding pleiotropic drug resistance protein 3-like isoform X3 has protein sequence MAQLAGADEIESFRIELAEIGRSIRASFRSHASSFRSTSTVNAGDSRMDDDEEYYDLQWAAVERLPTFERITSALFDDHDGASAKGDVKGTRVVDVTKIGAQERRVFIEKLIKHIENDNLQLLQKIRRRIDKVGVKLPTVEVRYKNLCVEAECKVVHGKPLPTLWNSLKSLIPDITELVGSKKREAKISIIKDVSGIIKPGRMTLLLGPPGCGKTTLLMALSGKLSHSLKVSGEISYNGYRLEEFVPEKTSAYVGQYDMHIPEITVRETLDFSAGCQGVGSRPEIMMEVSRREKQAGIVPDSDVDAYMKAISVSGLKSTLQTDYILKILGLDICADTLVGDPIRRGISGGQKKRLTTGEMIVGPAKAVFMDEISNGLDSSTTFQIVSCLQHFVHITDATSLISLLQPAPETFNLFDDVLLMAEGKIVYHGPRTSILQFFEECGFKCPERKGVADFLQEVISRKDQAQFWDGTEKPYSYFSVDQFIEKFKDCHLGRKLDVDLSEPFDKSQSHKDALSFKRYSLPKWELFKACTRREFLLMKRNSFIYVFKSVQKELCFYPAWAYAIPAAILKVPLSLLEAFVWTALTYYVIGYSPEVGRFFRHFLLLFAMHLTSISMFRFIASVFQSAGPSMTAGVLSILFVMLFGGFVMPKPYMPVWLKWGFWVSPLTYGEIGITVNEFLAPRWEKVSGNTTLGKQVLESRGLHFDDYFYWISVGALMGFTLLFNIGFTLALTFLKSPGKSLSLISYEKYHQLQGQRDDRGSLDAEGKSTGEPKTSVEPKKGRMVLPFEPLTVTFQDVQYYVDTPLEMRKGGFEHNKLQLLSDITGAFRPGVLTALMGVSGAGKTTLMDVLCGRKTGGTIEGEIRISGYPKVQDTFARISGYCEQNDIHSPQITVEESVVYSAWLRLPSQIDSKTKAEFVNEVLETIELDGIKDSLVGMAGVGGLSTEQRKRLTLAVELVANPSIMFMDEPTSGLDARAAAIVMRAVKNVVATGRTVVCTIHQPSIDIFEAFDELILMKIGGRIIYSGQLGRHSTMVIEYLESIPGVPSIKDNYNPATWMLEVTSKSAEADLGIDFAQIYRESALYEKNKELVKQASSPSPGSKDLEFPTRYPQNGWGQFKACFWKQNLSYWRSPSYNLARILFMCFSAVLFGTLYWNQGEKINNQQELFNVFGSMFVAIIFFGIYNSTTVLPFVATERNVLYRERYAGMFSSWAYSFAQVLVEVPYSFTQAVLYVVITYPMIGYHWSAYKIFWSFYSMFCVLLYFNYLGMLLVSLTPNVQVAAIVASSSYTMLNLFSGFIVPGPQIPKWWLWLYYLSPTSWALNGMLTSQYGDVQKEIVVFGETKTVAAFLEDYFGYHHNLLGLVAVVQLLFPIVFASLFAYFIGKLNFQKR, from the exons ATGGCTCAGTTGGCAGGAGCAGATGAAATTGAGTCTTTCAGGATAGAGCTAGCAGAGATTGGGAGGAGCATTAGAGCCTCCTTTCGAAGCCATGCCTCAAGTTTCCGAAGCACCTCTACTGTCAATGCCGGAGACAGTAGAATGGACGATGATGAAGAATATTATGACTTGCAATGGGCTGCGGTTGAGAGACTACCCACTTTTGAGAGGATCACATCAGCTTTGTTTGATGATCATGATGGCGCATCGGCAAAAGGAGATGTTAAGGGGACTAGGGTGGTTGATGTTACGAAGATTGGAGCTCAAGAACGGCGTGTTTTCATAGAGAAGCTCATCAAACATATTGAGAATGATAATCTTCAGCTGTTGCAGAAAATTAGAAGAAGAATAGACAA GGTTGGTGTGAAGTTGCCCACTGTTGAAGTAAGATACAAGAATCTTTGTGTGGAAGCAGAGTGTAAGGTAGTTCACGGCAAGCCCCTCCCCACTCTATGGAATTCTCTAAAGAGTTTGATTCCG GACATCACTGAACTAGTAGGTTCAAAAAAACGTGAAGCGAAGATAAGCATCATCAAAGATGTCAGTGGCATTATTAAGCCGGGAAG AATGACCTTATTGCTTGGCCCTCCGGGTTGTGGCAAAACCACATTACTGATGGCGCTCTCAGGAAAGCTAAGCCATTCTCTCAAG GTTTCTGGCGAAATTAGTTACAATGGTTATAGACTTGAAGAATTTGTTCCGGAGAAAACCTCAGCCTATGTAGGCCAATATGATATGCATATTCCAGAGATCACTGTAAGGGAAACACTAGATTTCTCTGCAGGCTGTCAAGGTGTAGGAAGCCGACCCG AGATTATGATGGAAGTTAGTAGAAGAGAAAAGCAGGCAGGAATAGTCCCGGATTCTGATGTAGATGCTTACATGAAG GCCATATCTGTTAGTGGACTGAAAAGTACACTTCAAACTGACTATATTCTAAAG ATACTTGGCCTTGATATATGTGCTGACACGCTGGTTGGAGATCCCATAAGAAGAGGAATATCTGGTGGTCAAAAGAAAAGGTTAACTACAG GGGAGATGATTGTTGGACCTGCAAAAGCTGTTTTCATGGATGAAATATCTAATGGCTTAGATAGTTCCACAACTTTCCAAATTGTTTCTTGTCTTCAACATTTTGTGCATATAACAGACGCTACATCATTGATCTCACTTCTTCAGCCTGCACCAGAGACGTTCAATCTCTTTGATGATGTTCTCTTAATGGCAGAAGGGAAGATTGTGTATCATGGACCAAGAACTTCTATCCTCCAATTTTTTGAGGAGTGTGGATTTAAGTGTCCAGAAAGAAAAGGTGTTGCTGATTTCCTTCAGGAG GTTATCTCTAGAAAAGATCAAGCACAGTTTTGGGACGGCACAGAAAAACCATATAGCTACTTTTCTGTTGATCAGTTCATTGAGAAATTCAAGGATTGCCATCTTGGCAGGAAGCTAGATGTGGATCTCTCAGAGCCATTCGATAAGTCTCAAAGCCACAAAGATGCTCTATCCTTTAAAAGATACTCATTACCTAAATGGGAACTGTTTAAAGCATGCACAAGGAGGGAATTTCTTTTAATGAAAAGGAATTCTTTCATTTATGTTTTCAAATCAGTTCAG AAAGAGTTGTGTTTTTACCCTGCTTGGGCTTATGCGATCCCAGCTGCCATCCTAAAGGTTCCACTTTCGCTCTTGGAGGCTTTTGTTTGGACTGCTCTTACATACTATGTTATTGGTTACAGCCCTGAGGTTGGAAG GTTCTTCCGCCATTTCCTTCTACTCTTTGCTATGCACCTAACATCGATATCCATGTTTCGGTTTATTGCTTCAGTTTTCCAATCTGCCGGTCCTTCTATGACAGCTGGTGTTTTATCAATATTGTTTGTTATGTTATTTGGTGGCTTTGTTATGCCAAAGC CTTATATGCCAGTTTGGTTGAAGTGGGGATTTTGGGTGTCTCCTTTGACATATGGAGAAATAGGCATAACAGTTAATGAATTTCTGGCACCTCGGTGGGAAAAG GTGTCTGGAAACACAACTCTTGGGAAACAAGTGCTGGAAAGCCGCGGATTGCATTTCGATGACTATTTTTATTGGATATCAGTTGGTGCTTTAATGGGATTCACATTACTATTCAATATTGGTTTCACCTTGGCTTTAACTTTCTTGAAGT CTCCTGGAAAGTCCCTTTCTCTTATTTCTTATGAAAAGTACCATCAACTACAAGGACAAAGAGACGACAGAGGCAGTTTAGATGCAGAGGGAAAATCCACCGGTGAACCTAAGACTAGTGTAGAACCTAAGAAGG GAAGGATGGTTTTACCATTTGAGCCCCTAACTGTTACATTCCAAGATGTACAATACTATGTTGACACCCCTTTG GAAATGAGAAAGGGAGGCTTTGAGCATAACAAGCTCCAGCTCCTATCTGATATTACAGGTGCATTCAGGCCAGGTGTTCTGACAGCATTAATGGGTGTCAGCGGAGCTGGCAAAACAACTCTCATGGATGTTCTTTGTGGACGAAAAACCGGTGGTACAATTGAAGGAGAAATAAGAATCAGTGGGTATCCTAAGGTTCAAGACACATTTGCAAGGATATCAGGCTACTGTGAGCAAAATGACATACATTCTCCACAAATAACCGTGGAAGAATCAGTAGTATATTCTGCTTGGTTGCGGCTCCCGTCTCAGATTGATTCAAAGACCAAAGCA GAATTTGTAAACGAGGTTCTTGAAACTATTGAACTTGATGGGATTAAAGATTCCTTGGTAGGCATGGCAGGAGTTGGTGGTTTATCCACTGAGCAACGTAAACGGTTGACCCTAGCTGTGGAACTTGTAGCCAATCCATCTATCATGTTCATGGATGAACCAACTTCTGGTTTAGATGCACGGGCGGCTGCTATCGTTATGAGAGCAGTGAAGAATGTTGTTGCAACAGGAAGAACAGTTGTTTGCACCATCCATCAACCAAGTATTGACATTTTTGAGGCATTTGATGAG TTGATTCTCATGAAAATTGGAGGACGCATAATCTATTCTGGCCAACTTGGACGGCACTCAACCATGGTTATTGAGTATCTTGAG AGTATCCCTGGGGTGCCCTCAATCAAAGACAATTACAATCCGGCAACATGGATGTTAGAAGTTACTTCAAAATCTGCAGAAGCTGACCTTGGTATAGATTTTGCACAAATTTATAGGGAATCGGCCTTGTATGA GAAGAACAAGGAGTTAGTCAAGCAAGCGAGTTCACCGTCTCCTGGTTCAAAGGATTTGGAGTTTCCTACCCGCTATCCACAAAATGGTTGGGGGCAGTTCAAAGCATGCTTTTGGAAACAGAATTTGTCTTATTGGAGAAGTCCCTCGTATAATCTGGCACGGATCCTTTTCATGTGTTTCTCAGCTGTGTTGTTTGGAACACTGTACTGGAATCAAGGAGAGAAAAT AAATAACCAGCAGGAGCTCTTCAATGTGTTTGGTTCAATGTTCGTGGCAATAATCTTCTTTGGCATTTACAATAGCACAAcagttctaccatttgttgcAACAGAACGGAATGTTCTGTATCGAGAAAGATATGCAGGAATGTTCTCTTCATGGGCCTATTCATTCGCACAG GTCCTGGTTGAGGTTCCCTACTCATTCACTCAAGCAGTTCTTTATGTGGTCATCACATACCCGATGATTGGGTACCACTGGTCTGCCTATAAGATATTTTGGTCATTCTATAGCATGTTCTGCGTACTACTATACTTCAACTACCTAGGGATGCTACTGGTGTCCTTGACACCAAATGTTCAAGTGGCTGCAATTGTGGCATCATCTTCCTACACAATGCTGAATTTGTTTTCAGGGTTCATTGTTCCGGGACCA CAAATCCCAAAGTGGTGGCTCTGGCTGTATTATTTGTCTCCTACATCATGGGCACTGAACGGAATGCTTACTTCGCAGTATGGAGATGTGCAGAAAGAAATCGTGGTGTTTGGAGAGACGAAAACTGTTGCTGCTTTTTTAGAAGATTACTTTGGGTATCACCACAACCTGTTAGGCCTTGTCGCTGTTGTTCAGCTTCTCTTCCCCATTGTGTTTGCTTCTCTGTTTGCATACTTCATTGGGAAACTAAACTTCCAAAAGAGATAG